The following proteins come from a genomic window of Sebastes fasciatus isolate fSebFas1 chromosome 6, fSebFas1.pri, whole genome shotgun sequence:
- the mcidas gene encoding multicilin isoform X2 produces MQPHYSAWSWWDFQVNESDVDDQDFGDYALDFVADSPATLESSLSPAELVPFQGCVIPLLTPQRYLSSEDSLVHSSTGAASPSAQDGAPWRGIGQCQGRELGDCMEVNNQLHETLHRKQEEVNSLQERNLHLRQLASRAKHLASMLEKLMTVRDPHVREPMTPCGQTSLSPCKRQRLDEGYETESSDSVEDMLRDVSTRCNAVLHSAAATGTRPPQEPETIRMYGAFSGLQTSISKDSSMAVDGAEPEENISSFRTSIREHCTIRTQVFPHGRAFTSRTQQGGYRFRWVPDHS; encoded by the exons ATGCAGCCACATTACTCTGCTTGGTCGTGGTGGGACTTTCAG GTGAATGAATCTGATGTAGACGACCAAGACTTTGGAGATTATGCGCTGGATTTCGTGGCAG ATTCTCCTGCCACACTGGAGAGCAGTCTGTCTCCAGCTGAACTGGTACCATTCCAGGGATGTGTCATACCTCTCCTCACCCCTCAGCGATACTTGTCTTCAGAGGACAGTCTGGTTCACTCCTCCACAGGAGCAGCCAGCCCTTCTGCCCAGGATGGAGCTCCCTGGCGGGGCATCGGCCAGTGCCAAGGCAGGGAGCTGGGAGACTGCATGGAAGTCAACAATCAG cTCCACGAGACTCTACACCGAAAACAGGAAGAGGTGAACTCCCTCCAGGAGAGGAACCTCCATCTCAGGCAGCTGGCCAGCCGTGCAAAGCACCTGGCCTCAATGCTGGAG AAACTGATGACAGTCAGAGACCCACATGTGAGAGAACCCATGACGCCTTGTGGTCAAACTTCACTGAGTCCCTGCAAGCGCCAGCGACTGGATGAAGGATATGAAACAGAGTCTTCTGACTCAGTGGAGGACATGCTGAGGGACGTCAGCACACGCTGCAATGCCGTCCTGCACAGCGCTGCTGCTACTGGAACAAGACCACCGCAGGAACCAGAGACTATACGCATGTACGGTGCATTCTCAGGCCTACAGACTTCTATATCTAAAGACAGCAGCATGGCGGTGGACGGAGCAGAGCCTGAAGAGAACATCTCATCATTCAGAACGTCTATTAGAGAACACTGCACCATAAGGACTCAGGTGTTTCCTCACGGACGTGCCTTCACCTCCAGGACTCAGCAAGGAGGGTACCGCTTCCGCTGGGTCCCCGACCACAGCTGA
- the mcidas gene encoding multicilin isoform X1: protein MQRDRKVFGAMCPNQQGRRAAGNKKDKLMPRSSSPVNVYVELPSIIEEAFSTIAWDDLEDCASVVRLERDSLCSQVNESDVDDQDFGDYALDFVADSPATLESSLSPAELVPFQGCVIPLLTPQRYLSSEDSLVHSSTGAASPSAQDGAPWRGIGQCQGRELGDCMEVNNQLHETLHRKQEEVNSLQERNLHLRQLASRAKHLASMLEKLMTVRDPHVREPMTPCGQTSLSPCKRQRLDEGYETESSDSVEDMLRDVSTRCNAVLHSAAATGTRPPQEPETIRMYGAFSGLQTSISKDSSMAVDGAEPEENISSFRTSIREHCTIRTQVFPHGRAFTSRTQQGGYRFRWVPDHS from the exons atgcaaagagacagaaaggtgTTTGGTGCAATGTGTCCCAACCAACAGGGAAGGAGAGCTGCAGGAAACAAAAAG GATAAGCTGATGCCAAGAAGCAGCAGTCCAGTCAATGTGTACGTTGAGCTGCCCTCCATCATTGAAGAAG CTTTTTCAACAATTGCATGGGACGATTTGGAAGACTGTGCGTCTGTGGTGAGACTGGAGAGAGACTCCCTCTGCTCTCAG GTGAATGAATCTGATGTAGACGACCAAGACTTTGGAGATTATGCGCTGGATTTCGTGGCAG ATTCTCCTGCCACACTGGAGAGCAGTCTGTCTCCAGCTGAACTGGTACCATTCCAGGGATGTGTCATACCTCTCCTCACCCCTCAGCGATACTTGTCTTCAGAGGACAGTCTGGTTCACTCCTCCACAGGAGCAGCCAGCCCTTCTGCCCAGGATGGAGCTCCCTGGCGGGGCATCGGCCAGTGCCAAGGCAGGGAGCTGGGAGACTGCATGGAAGTCAACAATCAG cTCCACGAGACTCTACACCGAAAACAGGAAGAGGTGAACTCCCTCCAGGAGAGGAACCTCCATCTCAGGCAGCTGGCCAGCCGTGCAAAGCACCTGGCCTCAATGCTGGAG AAACTGATGACAGTCAGAGACCCACATGTGAGAGAACCCATGACGCCTTGTGGTCAAACTTCACTGAGTCCCTGCAAGCGCCAGCGACTGGATGAAGGATATGAAACAGAGTCTTCTGACTCAGTGGAGGACATGCTGAGGGACGTCAGCACACGCTGCAATGCCGTCCTGCACAGCGCTGCTGCTACTGGAACAAGACCACCGCAGGAACCAGAGACTATACGCATGTACGGTGCATTCTCAGGCCTACAGACTTCTATATCTAAAGACAGCAGCATGGCGGTGGACGGAGCAGAGCCTGAAGAGAACATCTCATCATTCAGAACGTCTATTAGAGAACACTGCACCATAAGGACTCAGGTGTTTCCTCACGGACGTGCCTTCACCTCCAGGACTCAGCAAGGAGGGTACCGCTTCCGCTGGGTCCCCGACCACAGCTGA